A genomic region of Miscanthus floridulus cultivar M001 chromosome 3, ASM1932011v1, whole genome shotgun sequence contains the following coding sequences:
- the LOC136543436 gene encoding uncharacterized protein — protein MSRPPTARVARPPGTTARPLPSLLPPFLPRISLPLSAFPPFLSLPLSLRFSPPQARGFLPSAPITWSLASIPTTTAALGPSPDLPSAGSGGPLPVLGWDAVWALEDQQRCRLHRIWERGVAWKPSSPGSEGAAPAPVVFRLDHGGEVDADGNCLFTAERTVDARELGHRAMRRFAKVYTAAGEDDKASIDAAVRHLYAPPSRSSLILAFKARWLAARKTKTEETGSLWGRCWRRRVLGS, from the exons ATGTCTAGACCACCGACGGCTCGCGTTGCGCGCCCACCCGGCACCAccgcgcggcccctcccctcgcTCCTGCCTCCGTTCCTCCCTcgcatctctctccctctctctgcctTCCCTCCatttctctcccttcccctctccctTCGTTTTTCTCCCCCGCAGGCGCGTGGCTTCCTCCCGTCCGCCCCCATCACGTGGTCGCTGGCCTCCAtccccaccaccaccgccgccctagGCCCGTCGCCGGACCTCCCATCTGCCGGATCGGGAGGTCCTCTGCCGGTGCTGGGCTGGGACGCGGTCTGGGCGCTCGAGGACCAGCAGCGCTGCCGCCTCCACCGGATCTGGGAGCGCGGCGTCGCGTGGAAGCCCTCCTCGCCGGGCTCCGAAGGGGCTGCGCCGGCGCCCGTGGTCTTCCGCCTCGACCACGGCGGGGAGGTCGACGCCGATGGCAATTGCCTCTTCACCGCCGAGCGGACGGTCGACGCGCGCGAGCTCGGGCACCGCGCTATGCGCCGGTTCGCCAAGGTCTACACCGCCGCGGGGGAGGACGACAAGGCCTCCATCGACGCCGCCGTGAGGCACCTCTACGCGCCGCCATCCAGGAGCTCGTTGATCTTGGCATTCAAAG CTCGGTGGCTGGCCGCGAGGAAGACGAAGACGGAGGAAACTGGGAGTCTTTGGGGTCGCTGTTGGAGAAGGAGGGTTTTGGGATCGTGA